GATTATTGTATTAATATGTAATAATAGTTACTGCTCACACTATCCTGTTGTTTAATAAGAGGggctgaaatgttttttttttaaagttgaagGTCATCGACCCCTGCCTGAGGGGTACCTACATACTGTatgggtacttggaaacatttatGAATTGAATTTTAACATAATAAGTTGCTTCATTAGAAGTTTTTATTtataactgtgtgtgtttgttgaagTTCTCCCTGAAACCCTTTCCAAGTGTGTTAAATGTTCCTCTGTTCTCCTGCAGCACCTCATGACTGTAGAGCTGCTGGAGGACCACTCATTGGTGGTGGTGGAGCGCCCCCTGATGGACATCATGTCAAAGCTACCTGCACCTGTCAGACAGAAGAAGTTTGCCACATAGAGCACAGCAGTGGCTGGATTTCATGTTTTCATAATAAAGGCTTTGGCAGACAATGTTGCTCACTTTATTGGTTCAATGTTTGTATTTCTTCTGACATGTGCAAACACTCCATATGCAGGCAGCGGATTAACCTCGGTTTTCTAaaccaggagttctcaaccttggggtcgcgaccCCATTTGGGGGTTCTcagcgacaccatgtagaagctgttattaagtaaTTAATGTTCAACATGTTgctctttgtcttcattttaattattattcccccagaaaaccttaaaagggggaaactgtGCAAcccctttttaaatatttccttTGGcaattttgtctctttttcaaaaagttgacacttttttccaaactttagctacctttgccaataaatattcctatatttttccaaaatttgtcaatttttgcaagttctttttgacacttatccattttttggccacttttcatccaaatgagGTAACTTTTGCCCAacaaataccacttgtttcctgtttttcttctacatttgacctttttttgttccacatttacCCTTTTtaactattgtttgccacattttcccGCAGGGTGACTGCGGGTCCTTAAAAAGTGCATCgtagcaccgtctacgtaacatgtaaacacttagatctgactcagaggtATTTGGAAGttgttgactaagtttcaggttgaactcatactgcatcggggagatattcgctccacacacacgcagacattttttgcttttcaaCAGAGCACCAAGGATACAGAGCAGAGGCGGAGAACAAAGTTCAGCCAAAGTTTACAAACGTGCTCCCACCCGTTTGTGAATAATGGAGCTCAACAGCAGGTAAATCACTACAACATCCTAACATTGTTCTGTTTGGAGGAGACGAAACGTATCACTAGCCTCTCTGGTAGctagcctgatgctagtgtgATTGAGTGCTTATGTTTGTGAGagatacttttttaaattttagttttatcagcttaagcagggtttaaatgtgctttatatatagACTTCACTTGTACACAATGGTGGTAATAGTTTAAAGCTAAAGCCAGGTCTGTAAAGTAGTGGGGCTGGATTAATTAGTCTTTTCCCACTCTGGAAGTGCGCATGCGCAATTTCcgggggtcataggtcaagaGGTATAAAAATGTGAACACGACGCTGTTTGTGATATGCGCTGAGATTTTCTTCTGAGTGCAACACTCAGACTGCAGTCACTCACTTATACCGGCTTTCAACAAACAAGTTTAAATGAGTATTTGCGCTTTTATTTGGCCGGGCTATTGGACTCAAAAACTCCTTtcactttgttctttttcttgttgttcttcTAGTTGTTgtttacactagttaaaattgctactcctctgttattcgtgaacagatCGGGCTGATATTTAGTagttataatctatggatgtgtacgcatcaacgatGAGAGcctgatttttgatttgtttttaatggacGAGGAGTCCAAAATAATGTGCCTGGCGTAATCAACGGTTAGCTGAATGTATGaataaaattgatgaatataaattatattgtttaatattataaataaacatacattaatTGTAGCGACACTGAGATGATAAATACACAGAAGAACAGAATATACTGTATCGCTGAATCTGATCATTATTTTGGCCCTTTATCGTGTTCAGTACTGTACTTCATACCAGTGCAATATACCTAGAAAACTTTATGGAGCCTAAGCAGTGTAGCCAGGACCCATACATTTAACAAAACAACCTCCATTTACCAACTTTGACAaattaaattcattaatttatagGTTTCATGGGATTTGTTCGTTGGTcgtttatttaaataaagtgttttctgattctgatgaagtgaaacagcactgattaGCCAATTCATGTTAAACGTCAGGCAAAACCGAAAAtttcagctttagctttagcagcaaaCTTAGTCTTTCTGACTTGGAGACTGATGCCACGTTTGCACAAAACATcttttaaagctagggtaggtgattttcatgGTGAATGATCTGATAAAAAGCACTTTGACATTTGGTTTGCCCACAGGTTCCTGTCAATTTTAATTTCTGGGTTATTGTCCACTGATATTAAATGTGAGAATTGTGTTACAGTAAATATCATTTAggacaatgttgatatttttgttctctttccacattaataaacacatttgaagaaCGTTCTTGAACAActtattattttcatgttttcttaatgtacattatattaactgACATCCatgcctttaattgtaaaataatgtTTTCCCTTTGGTCTGTATTTCCATCGCAAATTTGGTCTTAAATTTTCTTTAAGGTGGTAATAAAAAGGTCTTAAAAATAACTTCTTCCTACCTGTAGTCACCCTGTGCCCATTAACGCTACccttttccattacataccaccttgTTTCGCttcatttgcccattttttggccactcttgactgctttttgcccattttagtcacttaacACTCTTTTCTTGTCACATTTTGGCCACTTTTGGCCAATTTTTGGTCACGTGTTACCATTTCTGCCTCCGATCTCgtcaaaaaaccccaaaacatagCGGACCAGACCGGCCCACTGTGGGTCGGTGCCCAGGCTGCCAGATAGCCAGTCCATCCCCGGTCCCTGGGCATCTGAAAGTATAGTGTGATATCAGCTATCAGGCTCCCCTCTCTGGAGCCAGCTTCCAGTTTAAAATAtggtttaaaaatgttgaacctcccacagtgatgacccaggttggattcaaaccagtgaccctctgCTTCCATCACTCTctaattttaatctgtttttcatAACCACCTCACAGGAGAAACAGAATGGACAGAAGAAAGTATAAcatgacattttgactttatttccaACTGAAAATTATTTGTAGCAGTATAACAACATGTCAGTTCATCAAAGCCTCACAGAATATGAAGCTTTCAaatcaaatgacaaaaaaaatgaaatgaacaaatatCTAGAAAATGACAGCTTTTCAAGCACCAACAACAGCTACTATTTTACAACATGGGACATTCTGTTATCCTACAGTAGACAAAGAGATGTGGATGTGTCTGTTACTCCCTGCGATCAGCTAATTCTATTCCACTACTGtggatgttaaaaaaaaactccttaGAAAACAAATTACATCAACATTGAACTGTGAGTGCTACAataataaattgtaaaatactAAAGGTCCAGTTAATGTCACTGATGGATGGACTGCcatttaataattgtaaataaattgatttgaataattacactattactattattattattatcattatcatcacaatttttaaataactattcaacatttgtataatattaaggcaaggcaaattttttTCTActgcacatttcatacacaaggcaattcaatgtgttttgcatgattaaaaaacatttaaatgtataaaaatcagcagtaaaaacactaagaATCTCCCCcacagtcatacgcagtagagaaaaaggaACGCCTTTAACTTGCATTTCAAattgttcacattggatgctgacttccaatctgctggcagtttgttccagctctttgtattaaaatacaaaaataatattgaaacagtaacaattaaaaactgaatttgattaaaatacatttaaaaaaaatacaatgaagaaaaatactTTAGAAAAGAAGTTTGTAAATTAAGTGAAATGTAGCCTGTTTCATCATGGTAAAACCAAAACTGTGTGATATGTTATTATTAGGTTGTAAATTCACAGTTCCCTCAAACTGAGGACACTTGTCACTATTTTGGTGCCCCTCTGTTTATCATACATACTGGGATATTaaagtttcctttttttcttagaaaatgtcATACGttttacaaaaacaatgaatgatCTTTAACTTattgcactaaaaaaaaaaaaagtgaataaatataAAGAATGACATCATAAGGTCATGATTTCATGTGGATTGTTAAATACCAGTGATGTTTGTGCAGCTCCATCCAGGCTCTAAGGCCCCTCAGTGGGCCTCAGGCTTTAAGACACCCTCTTAGGGTTGACGCAGGTGCAGGCCACGGCCACGTTCTCCGCGACAGGGGTCAGTCGGTAGGTCGAATTGTATTTGCAGGGCTCCCGCTTCAGAAAGATGCGGCTCTGATAGACAGCGACAGAGTTAAAGATATGGTTCTGGAACGGTCCGTCTTTGTTGAACTGGATGCAGCCGTCGCACAAACATTTGGCCTGCACGTAGGTGAAGGGGAAATGGTCGGCCATTTGTTTGCTCCTACAGAGGGCAggaatcagggttggggtcatttacatttttcaattatttgtgttcaattacaactcaattataattatggtgACCAActgtttttccaattaaaattaaacagAGGTAAAAGCAATGGATTACAAGTTCTTACGTTACTGTCATTGAGTTGATTTTTTTGGGTACTTGTACtgtttttgagtatatttctaaatcagtcattttacttgtatggggcaccaattgtaaagttgagcatttttattttatttttaatgttcagCAAGGGAATGTCATGTCGCCCCGTCGTGGCCTCATGTTATGAAACCTAATTCTTGACTTTTGTGTCTTGAAGATTTATGTGTCTGTGCTTGTGCATGAAtatgtaatttgtgtgttttttttttctttcatgttacttttgaccagatttacagcaacaaTTGTgagatttgtgattttttttccttgcaAAATGTAGTGTGTCAATGTGAAATCTAAACGTTAATTataaatctaagtgttaaatatcaaatctaaatctaaatgttaaatatcaaatctagtaaatgttaaattgcaaattcaccagaatgagcttttattttggtacttctggtAAAATTGCATatcagctaaatatttagtttcacctgtgacatttagattttacatttagatttagcatttagattcaacactGACATATGTTTACAAGAAAAGAAATAccacacatttcacaaatattgctgtaaatctggtcaaaagtaataaaataaaatcacatgttttttaaacattgttgctaaatgctgcaaaaagttgctgtttattttagtgtaACCAGGCGGTTAAAGTGTCGTAGTTTCCCACAGGTGTGGCGTACTGGGTTTGcgttgtactgagattgtatatgagcatgcgcactaccggaaaataaattattgctAATTCCGCTGTGCTGACATTGTTCATTcaatttaatctcaaaatatagTGTAATAATTCCTATCACTGAATATAACTTTGTTATAAATGCAATCCCTGCTGGTATAATTATGTTATTTAAAAGTACAGCAGGACAGAAACCAACATTATTACCCATTGATCCCACTAAAACTGAAATTGGTCAAATTGGCTTTTCTTCAACACGTAACCGTCGAATACGCTCTTTATTTCAAAAAGATGTTGTATCATCTCCTTATGTCGTATCTTATTGGAACTCATGTATAAATAACCTTAACTGGAAAACGATTTGGACTCTGCCAGCTAGATATATCATAAACAATAAGCTAAATAATTCACAGATTGTACCCTTCTAACACTTTTACAACATTTCAAACAAAGAAACTGATATAAATTGCTGTTTCTGTGAAGGACACCCTGAAGACATTCTTCATCTGTTTTGGTCCCGCGCCTTTTCCAACAAATTGTGGAATGACATCTGTAATCTGATCCCTGCTTGTATTGAACCTCACTTCTCCTTATGCATTGAACATGTATTGTGTGGCCATTTTGAATACCCATCTATGAGAAAGGAACAATTCTATATAATTCACCTTATTATACTTTTAGCTAAATGGCACATTCACAAGTGTCGATACAAAACAGAAACCACTGCTTTCTATTTTTGAAACTGAAGTCAAACAATATGTGAAAACCATCAAACACTCCACTTATAAGAAAGCCATCCAAACTTTTGATTTATGTGTtctcttgtatatttttgtataatgtttTACTCTGAAGCCGTGCCTCTGTATGTTTCCCCTGGCGGctataattgcatttttttgtactgTTTTATATGTTTGAATAAAGTTTAAGGgggaaataaaagaaattgtTCATTCAATTTCAAAGTTAATATTCCAAAAAATTTTTGGCATAAAATGCACTTCACTGACAAATAACTtgctaaaaatatttaaaatgcattattacacttattaatacacaatattaacATGAATTACAACTAAGATTATCATTATAATCTCAGTATGACAATTTGCGCATGGCAATTCCAGCACAGGTACAATAAGTGCATGACTGCTGCGTGCTCAGATtgtcttacaatctcagtacggttACAAACTCAGTTagaagtgtgacgatatctcgatacgctaatatatagtgattttttttcttctgctttttcactaaaatgtgcaggtacgtcttcacagaaatgttgtcaatgtttattgaaggaaccaatatattgtttactggaatatttcactataatggtgtcactggtaagaaagaccctattttttgtttacaaaaagcactattggagatacttattcgtttacattggcatgttgacacttatttgcagaaatgttgcactaaaatagtgtcactgttcatagggcactttttcaatttactgtctttcagagatataaaataaaaattgtattttttcacttaatctttttttttcttgttatgtcatagattatcgtagattgatttctgaccaatatattgataatcgcattatcgtcatatcgtgagatgaTCGTTATCGtaagctttgtatcgcgtatcgtatcgtgaggcaggttcccacccctaatctCAGTACGTGATACCGTGTCTCATTAATAAAAGcagtattttttaatattgttaaagattaataaaatatatattttgctaGCACTCCAGCCTcagttcatatttttattttttgccagaCTTGCCTCGTGTGGTGATATTTAACAGAAAAACGGAACCCCTGCCTTtcctttacacctctggtgatGACGTAATATTAGATTGCAGATTTGCGCGTGTCTGCTGCTCTACAGTGacgcagttttttttaacagagtaCACAAAGTGATAAAGGTAAGAAGACTCACTCGTAAATCCACGGAGACAAGGAGCGATTGCTGGTGCTGGTGTCCCTCGGGGACTGGGAGAACCATTCCACGGGGCAATGGCCGGGGTTGGGCGCCACCGGTGGCTCGTGCGGCTGCGGGTAGTGACTTCTGAACTTCTGATCCGCTTTGTTCTGGAGCTCCTTCTCTGAGAAACAGGGCTGAGCTGCGCATGCCCAGTGGAGGAGGAGCACGAGGATGGAGAGGATCTAAACACAGAggggaaagtaatggattacaagtactcacgttactggaaCTGAGTTGCTTTgacttttttcagtatattcctgaatcagtcattttacctgtgcttaagtatgttttaaaagaagtaaagtaattaattacatttctacacccaaccgttagtgagtagatttcatatttatttttagatgatcaaaggacattgtgaaactacaaaaaattaaatgaccagacaacaatcaaatgcattacatcatagccgaccaatcagattaaacgtaatgcatggcGCCAAAACAATAATTTTCTCAGAGCATTTTTTCTATGTAACCCATATGACAAAGCATCtgttattggtgttttttttttgttttttgtttttttttaaaagaattgtacattttgacaaacttttttaaatatatatataccgatgcctttgtggaaaacaaatgttcctttttaagtttttagatgagatatttactgtatgcaagggaacagtgGCAAGATATTGTTACCAAAAATAGAcgtggagggtgaaagtaacaagtaacaTTTACTCTGACTACTgtttcattgagctacttttcacttgtacttgagtattttatgaacAACTTAtgtggaggtagatttgtgtctttattattcaatcaaaaaacaacttttcaatcaaaagaaaaaaagtgttcaaatgtaaaaaaaaaaatatttgagacacAAATAATTGAatttcaatactttttttttctttgattgacattttttattttgtgattgaGTAATTGAGTCATGACAAAATGCACTACCCATAATAGGGCCCGAATGTAATAAAGATGAcgtcaataaaataatataaaacttttcaatcaaaaaaaaaaattgtgaaatttgtgatttttttttcttctcataaaatataatgtcaatgttaaatagaaatataaatgttgaatttaaatataaatgttgaatttaaatataaatgttgaatttaaatataaatgttgaatttaaatataaatgttaaaagaaaatattaaatataaatgttaaatgcttaATCTAAACAGTGAGTTTGCATATtaggtaaatatttagttttgcccACATCATTTAGatgaaacatttagatttagatttaacatttatatttaaatgtaacattttgatttaacattttgatttttacttaacatttaacatttaggatttgatttaatatttagatataaaattaatatttaacattgacatatttttacgagaaaaaaaaattcacaaatattgttgtaaatctggtcagaagtaccatttagatttagatttaaaatcaacatttagatttagcattcaacatttagatttaacattgacattatattttttatgacaaaaaaaaaaaaaaaaaaaaaaaaatcacaaatttcataaGTGTTGCTGCAAATCTGTTCAAATATAAAGttgctttttttatgtttagCATGCGCAAtggcgctcacacacacacacatgcattggGGGCGGAGCCTGCACGCGGTCTCTCGCGGCGGTCACTCACCTGCTTGAGGTGCAACATGTCCATCAGGTCCCTTGTGTGTCTGTGACCTAAAGCGTGTGTCTGTGAGCCGTCGGTGTTTGTGTTGGTCTGCACTGCCATGAGTCCGACATGATTTATTTATAGTGCACCGGGGACACCCGGGGAAACCCGGCGGGATGAGGAAATGAAAACCTTCCTTTGTCACGAACTCATCCTCCGACGCGAGCCCATGGGCTTTCTCTGTTTACACCCACGTGCACTCCCGAAACCTGTCTGCTTTTTCACATTGCATCACTGTAACACGCTTGCATACTTATAATTAGGTTCCCtttgaagaagaaaacaaaaaaacaaaacagcaagcCCCATGGAGCCTAGGAACaaataaagctgcagtttgtttgACAAATTccaatttaaaaacagtttatgtcattttaaaacaatgaacCAGGAGTT
This genomic window from Gouania willdenowi chromosome 6, fGouWil2.1, whole genome shotgun sequence contains:
- the il17c gene encoding interleukin-17C is translated as MDMLHLKQILSILVLLLHWACAAQPCFSEKELQNKADQKFRSHYPQPHEPPVAPNPGHCPVEWFSQSPRDTSTSNRSLSPWIYESKQMADHFPFTYVQAKCLCDGCIQFNKDGPFQNHIFNSVAVYQSRIFLKREPCKYNSTYRLTPVAENVAVACTCVNPKRVS